A genomic region of Magnolia sinica isolate HGM2019 chromosome 6, MsV1, whole genome shotgun sequence contains the following coding sequences:
- the LOC131248960 gene encoding pathogenesis-related protein PR-4B-like, which yields MDSLKLCTALLLCIVAAAQAQSASNVRATYHLYNPSQIGWDYLRASVYCATWDANKPLEWRRRYGWTAFCGPVGPRGQASCGRCLRVTNTRTGAQVTARIVDQCSNGGLDLDKGVFDQIDTDRNGYNQGHMIVNYQFVNC from the exons atggatTCTCTAAAGCTTTGCACCGCACTCTTACTGTGCATTGTAGCAGCGGCCCAGGCGCAGAGCGCGTCTAACGTGCGCGCAACGTACCATCTTTACAATCCGTCGCAGATCGGGTGGGACTATCTCAGGGCCAGCGTATACTGCGCCACATGGGACGCGAACAAGCCCCTCGAGTGGCGCCGCAGGTATGGGTGGACAGCCTTCTGCGGCCCTGTGGGCCCCAGGGGTCAGGCCTCCTGCGGACGGTGCTTGCGG GTAACGAACACAAGGACGGGCGCACAGGTGACGGCGAGGATCGTGGACCAATGTAGCAATGGAGGGCTGGATTTAGATAAGGGCGTCTTCGACCAGATCGACACCGATAGGAATGGTTATAATCAAGGCCACATGATCGTCAACTATCAGTTCGTTAACTGTTAA